A genomic segment from Torulaspora globosa chromosome 3, complete sequence encodes:
- the CDC73 gene encoding Cdc73p (ancestral locus Anc_4.290), with product MTSLLAKVRELLKTDKSFTLLEGNDTRTDNIAKAQIIRFGDEKLSLDEPTDFELEGKQVPLRVIIHCWLHRDSSAADYLADCQDKQTTNVSFLQRNDLINWLSGRLESSQYINLGSSGSSQGPDEADREREQLTNGTKQGTEVTDSSVQNGKKDDLALAAALSQERPLLDHNSSLRGNRLVNVGYLIKDAELKLVQSLKASIRSKKSQNGTSHGRVVKTAAASRSGPRKEPIILIPSAASSIFTMANIQQFLRDSHYINPRDLPASHSDFLTVEKKLDRLSRPVKFIVVNNTRMFTKPEYWDRVVAVITMGHTWQFNNYQWNTPQELFQHCKGYYFHFAGDSVPQHVQQWNVQQVELDKSKRFKDVEVARFFWNSLEKELTARGFH from the coding sequence ATGACCTCGTTGCTAGCCAAGGTTAGggagctgttgaagacgGACAAAAGCTTCACTTTACTGGAAGGGAATGACACCAGGACGGATAACATTGCCAAGGCGCAAATAATACGTTTCGgagatgaaaaattatcgTTGGATGAACCTACGGACTTCGAACTTGAGGGGAAGCAAGTACCACTTAGGGTAATCATACATTGCTGGCTGCACAGGGACTCGTCGGCAGCCGATTACCTGGCGGATTGCCAGGACAAGCAGACAACAAATGTTTCCTTCTTACAGAGGAATGATCTGATCAATTGGCTATCTGGAAGGCTAGAATCGTCGCAATACATAAATTTGGGCTCCTCCGGCAGCTCTCAGGGTCCAGATGAAGCAGACCGAGAACGCGAACAACTGACGAATGGTACCAAGCAAGGCACGGAAGTGACCGATTCGTCAGTACAGAACGGTAAGAAGGACGATCTGGCCCTTGCGGCGGCGCTGTCCCAGGAAAGACCGCTTTTGGACCACAACTCGTCCTTGCGCGGCAACAGACTGGTCAATGTTGGATATCTGATCAAGGACGCAGAGTTGAAGCTCGTACAGTCGCTCAAGGCTTCCATCCGCTCGAAAAAGTCGCAAAATGGAACCTCGCATGGCCGCGTGGTCAAGACCGCCGCCGCCAGCAGGTCAGGCCCGCGCAAAGAACCGATCATCCTCATACCCTCTGCCGCGTCTTCCATCTTCACCATGGCCAACATTCAGCAGTTTTTGCGCGACTCTCACTACATCAACCCAAGGGATCTGCCCGCCTCTCACTCAGATTTCCTCACCGTGGAAAAGAAGCTCGATCGTCTGTCGAGACCCGTCAAGTTCATCGTCGTCAACAACACCAGGATGTTCACGAAGCCAGAATACTGGGACAGGGTTGTCGCAGTGATCACCATGGGACACACCTGGCAATTCAACAACTACCAATGGAACACGCCACAGGAGCTATTTCAGCATTGCAAAGGCTACTATTTCCATTTTGCCGGCGACTCCGTCCCGCAGCACGTCCAGCAATGGAACGTCCAGCAGGTCGAGCTCGACAAGAGCAAGAGGTTCAAGGACGTCGAGGTGGCccgcttcttctggaacAGTCTAGAGAAGGAACTCACGGCAAGAGGATTCCACTGA
- the HYM1 gene encoding Hym1p (ancestral locus Anc_4.289), with protein MFKKYKNQDLDVNFWWKRNPKTPHDHVKFITEQLGKIESSSTHDGKRKAQEECSKYLMATKHYILGDTEPHPTPEAIDELYMAMYHADFFYELLVHFSDLEFEARKEVMLIFAMCLRHSKDNKLVTVDYLVSQPKTIHFMLATMQLALQNRGAHDLFLAVGNMIIECIKYEQLCRIILKDPQLWKFFDFVKVGNFEISTESLQILGAAFTTHPKLVSSEFLNEESNMIKFMQHINKLMAHGSYVTKRQSTKLLASLIVVRSNNQFMTLYINSPENLKLIMTLMTDKSKNLQHEAFNVFKVMVANPRKSKPVSDILIKNRDKLLKYFERFAVDCQDPTFLDERDFIVQEIESLPRIVSSNVETIVLGSSNSPKGE; from the coding sequence ATGTTCAAAAAATACAAAAACCAAGATCTTGATGTGAACTTTTGGTGGAAAAGAAATCCCAAGACTCCACACGATCATGTTAAATTCATCACTGAGCAACTGGGGAAAATCGAGTCGTCTTCTACGCATGATGGGAAACGGAAAGCTCAGGAAGAATGCTCGAAGTATTTGATGGCCACTAAGCATTACATATTGGGGGACACTGAACCGCATCCGACTCCGGAAGCTATTGATGAACTTTACATGGCGATGTATCATGCTGATTTTTTCTATGAATTGCTGGTgcatttttcagatctAGAATTCGAGGCGAGGAAGGAGGTGATGCTAATCTTTGCCATGTGTCTGCGGCATTCTAAGGACAATAAGCTGGTCACCGTTGACTATTTAGTATCTCAACCCAAGACTATACATTTCATGCTGGCAACAATGCAGTTGGCACTGCAGAACAGGGGCGCACATGATCTTTTCCTAGCGGTTGGCAACATGATAATCGAATGCATCAAATATGAGCAACTTTGCAGGATAATATTGAAAGATCCTCAACTTTGGaagttctttgattttGTCAAAGTGGGGAATTTTGAAATTAGCACCGAGTCACTGCAGATTCTTGGGGCAGCATTCACTACGCATCCGAAACTGGTATCGAGCGAGTTTCTGAATGAGGAGAGCAACATGATTAAATTCATGCAGCATATCAATAAATTGATGGCTCACGGTAGCTACGTGACAAAACGTCAGAGCACTAAGCTCCTGGCATCTCTCATCGTGGTGAGATCCAATAACCAGTTCATGACCCTGTATATCAATTCCCCCGAGAACCTGAAGTTAATAATGACGTTGATGACCGATAAGTCCAAAAATTTGCAACATGAAGCGTTTAATGTCTTCAAGGTGATGGTGGCGAATCCAAGAAAATCAAAGCCAGTATCAGATATTTTAATCAAGAACAGGGATAAGTTGCTGAAATATTTCGAGCGCTTTGCTGTCGACTGTCAAGATCCGACATTCTTGGATGAAAGGGATTTTATcgttcaagaaattgagtCATTGCCTCGcattgtttcttcaaacGTTGAAACTATCGTGCTTGGTTCAAGCAATTCACCCAAAGGTGAGTAG
- the ECM32 gene encoding RNA helicase (ancestral locus Anc_8.242) produces the protein MSMFQCVTCMETLDAEMMIRHLSSSRHKAIIDVFREEDVKCEECQDPNVHTLQIIRFGGDDMSLLCNSCFSKEYSGSDKPNTCHSLANGSLLRFWDNYLKVRDCSCEQCGKDRHLNVNDEKKVLCDSCLSKVPPAQANRFISENSGRFLYLFLGIRESSNSKTVRRKGGRKVGRGRTIDKRRKPREKKPLTVHEQIAKMAYETKKQNNIIESDSTTSLKSFKGLKASTSSNSSKPQTLKSPSNGKGNGTSKTLGNEKSSSPKPSSKSRATNTRSGSKNCKTDARSFKHTTASISNNRFENKSDSPAVKTPEAKKRRDTKAKNNGTASKSHESLEEQSKGQRDKKNKNNSKSTSSVKDPVDRNARNDKNRRKEGIVNDRAKSTKSSSEKILDKTKKLPAADKEKGSIGDDSQKDDTEEIEEGEPIKRLTKYVPQMTYPDLQTYFNEYSYALFLEQRLENDFLLDFQIIWPKNQDESSFVVSMKMKNNTELEKLLPPNLARLGRLPFVNRQPLILVTKDESRVWYAYVKETALKRDLLTVLLELYPWNRSKLPVRSANDAFKILPCSAQVSRIFFAMTRVKNPKFIDLILGQKPIKQINFQNRLEFSKESFNESQRSAIQHVLNNSVTILQGPPGTGKTSTIEEIILQMIKNFHSFPILCVAASNIAIDNIAEKFMVNRPDIKILRIVSEGKEPQYNSEHPLGKICLHNMVYEQLPQDMKDNIAKLRGGRAKDVSKNQYNKLLSQQNNISDRHVLQAQILFTTNIAAGGRQLKAIQELPVVIMDESTQSSEASTLVPLSLPGIRTFVFVGDEKQLSSFSNVPQLEMSLFERVLLNGCYKKPHMLDTQYRMHPKISEFPIAKFYQGQLKNGVTEEQKSWEGIEYPLYFYHCDKGFESKVFNRQRGMRGFTYNNRYECEEIKKIIYKLILEKNVRTDQIGIITPYSAQRDLISEMLVADTVVNPQGFAMEQELDEADLLDAGIAHSNGKKNTINIINGVYIATIDSFQGHEKEFVIFSCVRNNKENRIGFASDRKRLNVALTRAKNGLVLVGNSEVFRKGDPLWRDYVEYLEDRGLIFNDIESY, from the coding sequence ATGTCTATGTTTCAGTGCGTGACATGTATGGAGACGCTCGACGCAGAGATGATGATACGGCATCTGTCATCCAGCCGTCACAAGGCCATTATAGATGTGTTCCGTGAGGAAGATGTTAAATGTGAAGAGTGCCAGGACCCGAACGTTCACACGTTACAAATCATACGGTTTGGAGGCGACGACATGTCACTTCTATGTAACTCGTGTTTTTCAAAGGAGTACTCGGGCTCAGATAAACCGAATACTTGCCATTCTTTAGCTAATGGATCTCTGCTCAGGTTTTGGGATAATTACTTGAAGGTACGAGACTGTTCCTGTGAACAGTGTGGTAAAGACCGCCATCTTAATGTGAACGACGAAAAGAAAGTGCTATGTGATTCTTGTTTGAGCAAGGTGCCACCTGCGCAAGCTAACAGGTTCATCTCGGAAAACAGTGGCCGATTTTTATATCTGTTTTTGGGTATCAGGGAGTCATCCAACTCTAAGACTGTTAGAAGAAAAGGCGGAAGGAAGGTTGGTAGAGGCAGAACGATTGATaagagaaggaagccgCGCGAAAAGAAACCTCTCACTGTGCATGAACAGATCGCCAAGATGGCTTATGAGACCAAAAAACAGAACAATATTATCGAGAGTGATAGCACGACCAGCCTGAAATCTTTTAAAGGATTAAAAGCAAGCACTTCCAGCAATTCCAGCAAGCCCCAAACTCTGAAAAGCCCATCAAACGGCAAGGGAAACGGTACTAGCAAGACTTTAGGCAATGAAAAGTCAAGCTCTCCCAAACCTTCATCGAAATCTAGGGCGACAAATACAAGAAGCGGCTCGAAAAATTGTAAAACCGATGCTCGATCATTTAAACACACTACTGCATCGATTTCCAACAACAGGTTCGAAAACAAGAGTGACAGCCCGGCAGTCAAAACTCCTGAAGCTAAGAAGCGCAGAGATACGAAGGCTAAGAACAACGGCACTGCTAGTAAGAGCCATGAGAGCCTAGAAGAGCAGTCAAAAGGTCAGAGAGACAAaaagaacaaaaacaaTAGCAAGTCAACCAGCAGCGTCAAAGATCCGGTCGACAGAAACGCCAGAAATGATAAAAACCGGCGAAAAGAGGGTATTGTCAATGACCGAGCCAAGTCGACTAAAAGTTCTAGTGAAAAAATTCTGGATAAGACCAAGAAACTACCTGCAGCAGACAAGGAAAAAGGCTCGATTGGTGATGACTCTCAGAAGGATGATACGGAGGAGATTGAGGAGGGAGAACCAATCAAAAGGCTGACTAAATATGTGCCTCAGATGACTTATCCTGATTTACAAACATATTTCAACGAATACTCATACGCACTCTTTCTCGAGCAGAGACTTGAGAATGACTTCCTATTAGattttcaaatcatctGGCCCAAGAATCAGGATGAAAGCAGTTTTGTCGtttcgatgaaaatgaaaaacAATACTGAACTAGAGAAACTATTACCTCCCAATCTGGCAAGACTGGGCAGATTGCCTTTCGTCAACAGGCAACCCCTCATATTGGTCACTAAAGATGAATCTCGGGTTTGGTACGCATATGTGAAGGAAACAGCTCTGAAACGTGATCTATTGACCGTTCTCCTGGAACTTTACCCGTGGAACCGATCCAAACTTCCTGTTAGAAGTGCAAATGACGCGTTCAAGATCTTACCATGTTCTGCACAAGTGAGCaggatcttctttgcaatGACGCGTGTCAAGAATCCCAAGTTCATAGACCTGATTCTAGGTCAAAAACCCATAAAACAGATAAATTTTCAAAATAGACTTGAGTTCAGCAAGGAATCGTTCAATGAATCACAGAGATCTGCTATTCAGCATGTGTTGAACAACAGTGTTACAATCCTGCAAGGTCCCCCGGGAACAGGTAAGACATCGACTATCGAGGAGATAATTTTGCAGATGATTAAGAATTTTCATTCCTTCCCTATTCTGTGCGTCGCTGCATCTAACATCGCCATTGACAATATTGCAGAAAAGTTCATGGTGAACAGACCAGATATAAAAATTTTGCGAATTGTTTCCGAGGGAAAAGAACCACAGTACAATTCTGAACATCCCTTGGGTAAGATCTGCCTGCATAATATGGTTTATGAGCAGTTACCGCAGGATATGAAAGATAACATCGCCAAATTACGAGGGGGAAGAGCCAAAGATGTCTCGAAGAACCAATACAATAAGCTGTTGAGCCAGCAGAACAATATCTCGGACAGACATGTTCTACAGGCTCAGATCCTGTTTACGACGAACATTGCAGCTGGCGGCCGTCAGTTGAAGGCCATTCAGGAATTACCAGTTGTCATCATGGATGAGTCGACGCAATCTTCAGAAGCATCCACTTTAGTGCCCCTCTCGCTGCCCGGAATCCGAACGTTTGTCTTTGTCGGGGATGAGAAGCAACTGTCCAGTTTCAGCAACGTGCCGCAGTTAGAGATGTCTCTCTTCGAAAGAGTTCTATTGAACGGTTGCTACAAGAAGCCGCACATGCTGGACACTCAATACAGAATGCATCCAAAGATCAGCGAATTTCCAATTGCGAAATTTTACCAGGGACAGCTGAAGAACGGTGTCACGGAGGAGCAGAAAAGCTGGGAAGGCATAGAATACCCGCTGTATTTCTACCACTGCGAcaaaggctttgaaagtAAAGTTTTCAACCGTCAGCGCGGAATGAGGGGTTTCACCTACAACAACCGTTACGAATGTGAGGagatcaaaaagatcaTCTACAAGCTAATCCTGGAAAAAAATGTGAGGACGGACCAAATCGGCATCATAACGCCGTACTCCGCCCAACGCGATCTGATCTCTGAAATGCTGGTAGCAGACACTGTGGTCAACCCGCAAGGTTTTGCAATGGAGCAGGAATTGGACGAAGCTGATCTCCTGGACGCTGGCATCGCTCACAGCAATGGCAAGAAGAACACCATCAATATCATCAACGGCGTGTACATTGCCACGATCGACTCCTTCCAGGGACATGAGAAAGAGTTTGTCATTTTCTCGTGTGTGAGAAACAACAAGGAGAACCGTATTGGTTTTGCCAGTGACAGGAAGCGGCTAAATGTCGCATTGACTAGAGCAAAGAATGGCCTAGTGCTAGTCGGTAATAGTGAAGTCTTCAGGAAAGGAGACCCCCTATGGAGAGACTACGTTGAATATCTGGAAGACAGAGGCTTAATTTTTAATGATATAGAGTCGTATTAA
- the VPS36 gene encoding ESCRT-II subunit protein VPS36 (ancestral locus Anc_4.288) encodes MDCWHFVEVAASGQPILREGEKDILIEQVVGLYNDKRKILNCQKGRVFLTSQRIIYVDHSNPTRNSVCLELDDIESIEYSSKFLRRSARLILFLKGSSDRNASSNREVETVTSSWSCPICMVTNEMEGSLTEYTDPLPICINCGVPADYELIKSSINISKDANEGQSADENSCPACTFINHPQITNCEVCGTRLPTGMAQKRRPQFRRPFKDARVQLELEQTPAKVDPDRTARFVQVSFRKSDGMLFTQATAKSLEDLKKAQMGTLFNKNLVSVDGVPVNYDYSKELPILETKLSKVGIASLESSRENQLLKNDILFNSALTDLNKLMSLVNDIEALYAGHKAKLIGEGKDMQRPLLIIDREKFYNRSSFLDEIARDIYGFAISEFKDNGERIGYGMITLVDLYAMYNKSMRIGTGLISPAEMREACERLNELNLRDLKLTRINGRVLCLASDHSLAFLRDKILSLTECKNGRDLLQLTQLLNEGGSNSWTIGILTEVLQDLIEKGDLVTDEQISGVAYHRNIYWPLEN; translated from the coding sequence ATGGACTGCTGGCACTTCGTTGAAGTGGCGGCGTCTGGCCAACCCATTCTTCGTGAAGGTGAAAAGGATATACTCATCGAACAAGTGGTCGGCTTGTACAACGATAAACGCAAGATTTTGAACTGTCAGAAAGGTAGAGTCTTTTTGACTTCTCAAAGAATCATATATGTCGATCATTCGAACCCAACTAGAAACTCTGTTTGTCTGGAATTGGACGATATAGAATCGATAGAATACTCTTCTAAATTTCTGAGACGATCTGCAAGGCTGATTCTGTTCCTCAAAGGCAGCAGCGATAGAAATGCTTCTTCCAATCGTGAAGTGGAAACCGTAACAAGTTCTTGGTCATGTCCTATCTGTATGGTGACGAACGAAATGGAGGGAAGTTTGACAGAATATACCGACCCGCTTCCGATCTGTATAAATTGTGGTGTCCCAGCAGATTATGAACTAATCAAGAGCTCGATCaatatttcaaaagatgcCAATGAAGGCCAAAGTGCAGACGAAAATTCGTGTCCCGCTTGCACGTTTATTAATCATCCGCAGATCACCAATTGCGAGGTCTGTGGAACCCGACTGCCGACTGGGATGGCACAGAAGCGAAGACCGCAGTTTCGTAGACCCTTCAAGGATGCAAGAGTCCAACTGGAGCTGGAGCAAACGCCCGCGAAAGTCGATCCAGATAGAACTGCTAGGTTTGTTCAGGTGAGCTTCCGGAAATCGGATGGAATGCTATTTACTCAAGCAACAGCCAAGTCTTTGGAAGACCTCAAAAAGGCCCAAATGGGTACGTTGTTCAACAAAAATCTGGTTTCCGTCGACGGCGTTCCAGTTAATTATGATTACAGCAAAGAATTGCCGATTTTAGAGACAAAGTTGAGCAAGGTGGGTATAGCAAGTCTAGAGAGCAGCAGAGAAAATCagttgttgaagaatgacaTTCTGTTCAATAGCGCCCTTACCGATCTAAATAAGCTAATGTCTTTGGTTAATGACATTGAAGCTCTATATGCGGGTCATAAAGCTAAGCTTATAGGTGAAGGCAAAGATATGCAAAGACCACTTTTAATTATTGACAGGGAAAAGTTTTACAACAGGTCATCTTTCCTAGACGAAATCGCAAGAGATATATACGGTTTTGCCATTTCCGAATTCAAGGACAACGGAGAGCGCATAGGATATGGAATGATAACGTTGGTGGATCTGTATGCTATGTACAATAAGTCCATGCGGATCGGTACCGGCTTGATTTCGCCTGCAGAGATGAGGGAGGCTTGCGAAAGATTAAACGAACTAAACCTCCGAGATCTGAAATTGACCCGAATAAATGGAAGAGTGCTATGTCTCGCGTCGGACCACTCACTTGCATTCTTGAGGGATAAAATACTATCGCTGACGGAATGCAAGAACGGCCGTGATTTATTACAGTTGACTCAGCTGTTGAATGAAGGCGGGTCAAATTCTTGGACTATAGGTATTCTAACGGAAGTTCTGCAAGATTTGATTGAGAAAGGGGATTTGGTCACTGATGAGCAAATAAGTGGTGTGGCTTATCATAGGAATATTTATTGGCCCCTCGAGAACTAG